In Haemophilus parainfluenzae, one genomic interval encodes:
- a CDS encoding STAS domain-containing protein, giving the protein MTALKWDLIQNNDKIALQLSGELSRNTLLPLWQQRASFLSEKQNNQSLIEFDLTEINRIDSAGFALLCDFLHDCEQLPNKKVRLINPPEQLLTLADLVNLSHWISTFIDHN; this is encoded by the coding sequence ATGACTGCATTAAAGTGGGATTTAATCCAAAATAATGATAAGATAGCTCTCCAATTATCGGGGGAGCTATCCCGCAACACGTTGTTACCATTATGGCAACAACGTGCTTCTTTTTTATCAGAAAAGCAAAACAATCAAAGTCTCATTGAATTTGATTTAACTGAAATCAATCGAATTGATTCTGCTGGTTTTGCATTATTGTGTGATTTTCTACACGATTGTGAGCAGTTACCAAATAAAAAAGTGCGGTTGATAAACCCTCCAGAACAGTTATTAACCCTTGCTGATTTAGTGAATTTATCTCATTGGATTAGCACTTTTATCGACCATAATTAA
- a CDS encoding BolA family protein: protein MELQEIERILKESLNVDEVYAQGENAHFGVIVVSDEISALSKLKQQQTIYAPLMPYFQIGEIHALTIKTYTTAKWKMDRLLHQAS from the coding sequence ATGGAACTGCAAGAAATTGAACGTATTTTAAAAGAAAGCCTGAATGTAGATGAGGTTTATGCTCAAGGTGAAAATGCTCACTTTGGTGTGATTGTAGTGAGTGATGAGATCTCAGCACTTTCTAAATTAAAACAGCAACAAACCATCTATGCGCCATTAATGCCTTACTTTCAAATTGGCGAAATTCATGCTTTAACTATTAAAACCTATACTACTGCAAAGTGGAAAATGGATCGTTTATTACATCAAGCAAGCTAG
- the murA gene encoding UDP-N-acetylglucosamine 1-carboxyvinyltransferase: MEKFRVYGGQSRLSGTVTISGAKNAALPILFAAILATEPVKLTNVPELKDIDTTLKILRKLGVVAERDAGGTVLLDCSKIDHFVAPYELVKTMRASIWALAPLVARFNQGQVSLPGGCSIGARPVDLHISGLEKLGATIELDEGYVKAVVADRLVGTRIVMEKVSVGATLSIMMAATLAKGTTIIENSAREPEIVDTADFLNKMGAKITGAGTDHIVVEGVDRLTGCEHSIVPDRIETGTFLIAGAISGGRVVCQNTKADTMDAVIDKLREAGAEVEVTEDSITLDMHGNRPKAVNIRTAPHPGFPTDMQAQFTLLNMVAEGTSIITETIFENRFMHIPELIRMGGKAEIEGNTAVCHGVEHLSGAEVMATDLRASISLVLAGCIASGETIVDRIYHIDRGYEHVEDKLRCLGAKIERFSEKSEEV, encoded by the coding sequence ATGGAAAAATTTCGTGTTTATGGCGGGCAATCTCGCTTAAGTGGTACTGTAACCATCTCAGGTGCAAAAAATGCTGCACTTCCTATTCTTTTTGCTGCAATTTTGGCAACTGAGCCGGTTAAATTAACAAACGTACCAGAACTAAAAGATATTGATACAACCTTAAAAATCTTACGTAAACTTGGCGTTGTAGCTGAGCGTGATGCTGGAGGTACAGTATTATTAGATTGTTCTAAAATTGATCACTTCGTTGCACCATATGAATTAGTAAAAACCATGCGTGCCTCTATTTGGGCATTAGCACCGTTGGTAGCTCGTTTTAATCAAGGTCAAGTTTCTTTACCAGGCGGTTGTTCTATCGGTGCACGTCCGGTTGATCTTCACATTAGTGGTTTAGAAAAACTCGGTGCAACGATTGAGCTTGATGAAGGTTATGTAAAAGCGGTTGTTGCTGATCGTCTTGTAGGTACGCGTATTGTGATGGAAAAAGTGAGCGTTGGCGCGACTTTATCTATCATGATGGCTGCAACACTTGCAAAAGGTACAACAATCATTGAAAACTCAGCACGCGAGCCAGAAATTGTTGATACTGCAGATTTCCTCAACAAAATGGGCGCGAAAATTACGGGTGCTGGTACGGATCACATTGTCGTTGAAGGTGTTGACCGTTTAACTGGCTGTGAACATAGCATCGTGCCAGATCGTATTGAAACCGGCACATTCTTAATTGCGGGTGCAATTTCTGGTGGTCGCGTGGTATGTCAAAATACCAAAGCGGATACCATGGATGCGGTGATTGATAAACTTCGTGAAGCAGGCGCGGAAGTTGAAGTGACTGAAGATAGCATTACATTAGACATGCACGGTAATCGTCCGAAAGCCGTCAATATTCGTACTGCACCACACCCAGGTTTCCCAACAGATATGCAAGCACAGTTCACCTTATTAAATATGGTGGCAGAAGGCACCAGTATCATTACTGAAACCATCTTTGAAAACCGCTTTATGCACATTCCAGAATTAATTCGTATGGGCGGTAAAGCTGAGATTGAAGGTAATACAGCAGTTTGTCACGGTGTTGAGCATCTTTCTGGTGCAGAAGTGATGGCAACAGATTTACGCGCATCAATCAGTCTTGTGTTAGCAGGATGTATCGCAAGTGGTGAAACTATCGTAGATCGTATTTATCACATCGATCGTGGTTATGAGCACGTTGAAGATAAACTTCGTTGCTTAGGTGCGAAGATTGAACGTTTCTCTGAAAAGAGCGAAGAAGTTTAA